Genomic segment of Lentimicrobium sp. L6:
TTTTATATTTATAATTCAATTCTAAGTGCTTCTTGAATCATGAGGTCAAATATTTCACGAGTACTTGAGCCGAATTCTCTAATCTGTTGTGGAATAAGGCTTTCGGCAGATAGACCAGGTACGGTATTCACTTCTAGAAAATATAATCCATTTAAACTATTGATATAATCAAAACGCACTACACCTCTCAAGTGTAGAACCTGATATAGTTTAGTGGAAACCTCCTCAATTTGTTGTTTCAAACTGATGGGAATTTGTGCTGGTGTGATTTCTTGATTTAATTCAGGATTGTATTTGGCCTCAAAATCGAAGAATTCTTTTTTACTGATGATTTCAGTTATCGGAAAGGTGATGATTTCATCATTTAGTTTTATGGTTCCTATGGTTAACTCTCTGCCTTCAATAAACTCTTCCACCAATACTTCTGTATCTTCGGCAAAAGCTTTTTTAAGTGCAGGAAGAATTTCATCTTCAGTTTTAACCTTACTCATTCCTACACTCGATCCTCCTTGATTAGGTTTAACAAAACAGGGGAGGGTAATATTGGTTAATATATCCTTTGTCGTATAGGTTTGTTCTTTGAAAAGGTGCATAGAGTTGGCCACATTAAAACCTGCATTTTTCACCACTTGATTACAGAATGCTTTATTAAAGGTGAGTGCGGAGCTGATAGAGCCAGTTGAAGTAAATGGGATTTTCAGCATTTCAAGAAATGCTAATATTTTACCATCCTCACCAGGTGTGCCATGAATCGCATTAAAAACCACATCAAAACTAATTTTTTTATCATTTATAGTCAATGAGAAATCGTTTTTGTCAATATTGATTTTACCTAGTGATTCATGACGATAAATCCAATCGCTACCTTTAATCTCGATTAAATAAACCTCATATTTCTCTGAAGGAATATTTTGAGCCACTATGGATGCGCTTTTAATTGAAATCTCATATTCTCCAGAATCACCACCTGCTATTAAGGCCACTTTTTTCATAGTATTTTTTTTATCAAATTTCAATAATTTATCATTCTTTATACCTTCATATTCTATAACTTTTTCACAAATTTTTGGTGAAAATCATAATGGAATTTTAAAATTTAGTAAATTGGTACCCAAATACTAATAAAGCTAAATGAAAAAGATTATTATTCAAAAAAGAAAATGGCTAATCCTTGCTAGTTCTTTTCTAATTTCCATTTTTATTATTCCTGTTTCAAATGCTGTGAATACTGATAGTTTGGAGTTGATAGTGGAAGATTTAAGTGGAGAGCAAAAGATTAAAATACTTTCCGATTTGTGTTATTATCTCAGTTATTCTGATGTGGAGAAATCGGAGAAATATGGTTTGCAATGTTTAGATTTGGCTCTAAATCATGGGGATTCTGTACTTATTGCTAATGCTTATAATGATTTAAGT
This window contains:
- a CDS encoding D-alanine--D-alanine ligase: MKKVALIAGGDSGEYEISIKSASIVAQNIPSEKYEVYLIEIKGSDWIYRHESLGKINIDKNDFSLTINDKKISFDVVFNAIHGTPGEDGKILAFLEMLKIPFTSTGSISSALTFNKAFCNQVVKNAGFNVANSMHLFKEQTYTTKDILTNITLPCFVKPNQGGSSVGMSKVKTEDEILPALKKAFAEDTEVLVEEFIEGRELTIGTIKLNDEIITFPITEIISKKEFFDFEAKYNPELNQEITPAQIPISLKQQIEEVSTKLYQVLHLRGVVRFDYINSLNGLYFLEVNTVPGLSAESLIPQQIREFGSSTREIFDLMIQEALRIEL